In one Nicotiana tomentosiformis chromosome 6, ASM39032v3, whole genome shotgun sequence genomic region, the following are encoded:
- the LOC104105442 gene encoding protein FAR1-RELATED SEQUENCE 9: MNSRQRILGGGVQHVLDYLRRMHSENPAFFYAVQDDNGSSNGNIFWADATARMNYHYFGDSIKLDTSYRANCYSVPFATFTGLNHHAQPVLFGCALLFNESETSLVWLLQTWLQAMSAQKPVSITTDTDHLIQMAIAHVLPETRHRFCKWSILRDTKEKLTHVCQTHPTFEIEFMKCINEAETLEEFEFQWKSLLERYYLTDNEYIQSIYIARHHWVPVFMRGAFFGDFLSDEDNDAKNTFFDGFVNASTSIQLLIKHYEKAIAVWHEKEFNADLDSNNTTPILKTPSPMEKQAADLYTRKVFMKFQQELVETLANPATKIDDAGAITTYHVAKFGEEHKAHTVRFNTFELTANCSCLMFEFSGIICRHVLSVFRAKNVLTLPSQYILKRWTRNAKTGGGGTIEENPLELPSNSQESLTMRHNSLRQEAIKFVEEGAKSIHSYNVAMNALKEAAKKVSAAKKKNTDKTQVTNMVNGCNQGVDEGDIDQADSGQSKEEKEQKIRELTAKLDCINQRSEVYRANLLAVLKDMEEQKLKLSVKVQNARLSLKE, from the exons ATGAATAGCAGACAAAGAATCCTCGGTGGAGGAGTTCAACATGTGTTGGACTATCTGAGGCGAATGCACTCCGAAAATCCGGCATTTTTCTATGCTGTTCAAGATGATAACGGGTCTTCTAATGGAAACATTTTTTGGGCCGATGCAACTGCCAGGATGAACTATCACTATTTTGGGGACTCTATAAAATTGGACACTTCCTATCGAGCTAATTGCTATAGCGTACCTTTTGCCACTTTCACTGGCTTAAATCATCATGCCCAGCCTGTTCTCTTTGGCTGTGCTTTGCTTTTCAATGAATCTGAGACCTCACTTGTCTGGCTCCTCCAAACTTGGCTTCAAGCAATGTCTGCACAGAAGCCTGTTTCCATCACAACTGACACTGATCATCTCATACAGATGGCTATTGCTCATGTTCTGCCAGAAACGCGTCATCGTTTTTGTAAATGGAGCATACTTCGAGACACCAAGGAGAAGCTGACCCATGTATGTCAAACACATCCAACCTTTGAAATTGAATTTATGAAGTGCATCAATGAAGCAGAGACACTTGAGGAGTTTGAATTTCAGTGGAAGTCACTCCTAGAAAGATATTACCTCACGGATAATGAATACATTCAATCAATTTATATTGCTCGCCATCACTGGGTTCCTGTTTTCATGCGAGGGGCATTTTTTGGGGATTTTTTAAGTGATGAAGACAATGATGCCAAAAACACTTTCTTCGATGGGTTTGTGAATGCTTCTACATCTATCCAGTTATTAATTAAACACTATGAAAAAGCCATTGCAGTCTGGCATGAAAAGGAATTTAATGCAGATCTTGACTCTAATAATACTACACCAATTCTAAAGACACCATCGCCTATGGAAAAACAAGCAGCTGATCTCTATACGAGGAAGGTGTTCATGAAATTTCAACAAGAGCTGGTTGAGACCCTTGCAAATCCTGCAACTAAAATTGATGACGCTGGAGCAATCACAACATATCATGTTGCAAAATTTGGGGAAGAGCACAAGGCGCACACGGTTAGGTTCAACACATTTGAGTTGACAGCTAACTGTAGCTGTCTAATGTTTGAATTTTCAGGTATAATTTGTAGACATGTGTTATCTGTGTTCAGAGCCAAAAATGTTCTTACGCTTCCTTCCCAATACATTTTGAAACGTTGGACAAGAAATGCCAAGACTGGTGGTGGAGGCACTATAGAGGAAAATCCTTTAGAGTTACCTAGCAATTCACAAGAGTCTTTAACTATGCGTCATAATAGTTTGCGGCAGGAGGCTATTAAATTTGTTGAAGAAGGGGCTAAATCTATTCATAGTTATAATGTCGCAATGAATGCTCTGAAAGAGGCTGCAAAAAAGGTTTCTGCTGCAAAGAAGAAAAACACTGACAAAACTCAGGTGACCAACATGGTAAATGGATGCAATCAAGGAGTAGATGAAGGAGATATTGATCAAGCAGATTCAGGTCAATCCAAG GAAGAGAAGGAACAAAAGATTCGTGAATTGACAGCCAAGTTAGATTGCATAAATCAACGATCTGAAGTTTATCGTGCCAATCTATTAGCAGTTTTGAAAGACATGGAGGAGCAGAAATTAAAGCTATCTGTGAAAGTGCAGAATGCACGACTTAGCTTAAAAGAGTGA